In one Chryseobacterium camelliae genomic region, the following are encoded:
- a CDS encoding acyl-CoA carboxylase subunit beta translates to MDLEFNKREDQNRLKLSEINRLLAEIKKGGGEKRLQKLRDEGKMTARERIEYLLDKNSDSIEIGAFAGFEMYQEHGGCPSGGVVVVMGYVSGRQCLIVANDASVKAGAWFPITGKKNLRAQEIAMENKLPIIYLVDSAGVYLPMQDEIFPDKEHFGRIFRNNAKMSSMGIIQISAVMGSCVAGGAYLPIMSDEAMIVDKTGSIFLAGSYLVKAAIGESIDNETLGGATTHCSISGVTDYKAKDDKDALDRIKNIMKSVGSNEKAGFDRIESFPPKENPDNIFGIMPVSRAEQYDTYEIIKCLVDNSEYEEYKADYGKSIVCATARIDGWSVGIVANQRKLVKSGKGEMQFGGVIYSDSADKATRFIANCNQRKIPLIFLQDVTGFMVGSKSEHGGIIKDGAKMVNAVSNSVVPKFTIITGNSYGAGNYAMCGKAYDPRLIVAWPWADLAVMGGAQAAKVLAQIQESTLKKQGKEISEEEHNEILDTISKRYQKQTEATYSAARLWTDAIINPTDTRKWISMGIEAANNAPITEKFNLGVIQV, encoded by the coding sequence ATGGACCTTGAATTCAACAAAAGAGAAGATCAAAACAGATTAAAATTATCAGAAATCAACCGCCTGTTAGCCGAAATTAAAAAAGGTGGAGGTGAAAAAAGACTTCAAAAGCTTCGTGATGAAGGAAAAATGACAGCAAGAGAAAGAATTGAATATCTTCTCGATAAAAATTCAGATTCCATAGAAATTGGAGCATTTGCAGGATTTGAAATGTATCAGGAACACGGCGGATGTCCGAGCGGTGGGGTTGTTGTGGTTATGGGATATGTTTCCGGAAGACAATGCCTTATTGTTGCCAATGATGCTTCAGTAAAAGCCGGAGCCTGGTTTCCAATTACAGGAAAGAAAAATCTTAGAGCGCAGGAAATTGCAATGGAAAACAAACTTCCTATCATCTATTTGGTAGATTCTGCGGGTGTTTATTTACCAATGCAGGATGAAATTTTCCCTGATAAAGAACACTTTGGAAGAATTTTCAGAAATAATGCAAAGATGAGTTCTATGGGAATTATCCAGATCTCAGCAGTAATGGGAAGCTGTGTTGCAGGAGGTGCTTATCTTCCGATTATGAGCGATGAAGCAATGATTGTGGATAAAACAGGTTCCATTTTCCTTGCAGGAAGTTATCTGGTAAAAGCTGCCATCGGTGAAAGCATTGATAATGAAACTTTAGGAGGGGCAACTACACACTGTTCAATTTCCGGAGTTACCGATTATAAAGCTAAAGATGATAAAGATGCTTTAGATAGAATCAAAAATATTATGAAGTCTGTCGGAAGTAATGAAAAAGCAGGTTTCGACAGAATTGAAAGTTTCCCGCCAAAAGAAAACCCTGATAATATTTTCGGAATCATGCCTGTTTCCAGAGCAGAGCAATATGATACTTACGAAATCATTAAATGCTTAGTCGACAATTCTGAATATGAAGAATACAAAGCCGATTACGGTAAAAGTATTGTTTGTGCTACGGCAAGAATTGATGGCTGGTCTGTAGGAATTGTTGCCAATCAGAGAAAATTGGTAAAAAGCGGTAAAGGTGAGATGCAGTTTGGAGGTGTAATTTATTCCGATTCGGCGGATAAAGCGACAAGGTTTATTGCTAATTGTAACCAAAGAAAAATTCCATTAATCTTCTTACAGGACGTTACCGGTTTCATGGTAGGTTCCAAATCAGAGCACGGAGGAATTATTAAGGACGGAGCCAAAATGGTAAATGCCGTTTCCAATTCAGTGGTGCCTAAGTTTACCATCATCACAGGAAACTCTTACGGAGCAGGAAATTATGCAATGTGTGGTAAAGCTTATGATCCTAGATTAATCGTAGCTTGGCCTTGGGCAGATTTAGCTGTAATGGGAGGAGCTCAGGCTGCAAAAGTATTGGCACAAATCCAGGAATCTACATTGAAAAAACAAGGAAAAGAAATTTCTGAAGAAGAGCACAACGAAATATTAGATACCATCTCAAAAAGGTATCAAAAACAAACGGAGGCTACTTATTCGGCAGCCAGACTTTGGACAGATGCTATTATCAACCCGACTGACACAAGAAAATGGATTTCTATGGGTATTGAAGCAGCGAATAATGCACCAATCACCGAGAAATTTAATTTGGGAGTGATTCAGGTATAA